From Caballeronia insecticola, a single genomic window includes:
- a CDS encoding toprim domain-containing protein yields the protein MSDVPNIETEFAGALTAAGFPAAEIIADGELHRIDGPEDRPGKKSGWYVLYADGIGGGEFGCWKTDLRRKWRGKAARSLADQYLMTERIAKRRAHIEAERIRVRTDAAQAARALWDRARPATADNPYCTRKGIKPFGLKEFHDKRTLIAPIHNAAGDLVNVQFIGADGVKRFKTGGEVAECSFQFGGEPGADGVLLIGEGFATCASAFMATRAPVVCAFNAGNLLAVAGAWRAKLPGARIVLLADDDHRTDGNPGLTKATEAAQAVGGALAVPVFGENRPNGATDFNDLHALAGLEAVRAIVERAASSGPMRANAGAASDTPTPTDAEPPAAAMLRIVQAAIVRTADGDAGALFEVVGTLRDLRADHPAEYARVRARIRRECRDVPIGELERQMRSDVNTADEKSVADLLIELADERCELFRDPDRMAYALLDGGGHRQCWPVRSDGFREWLAYSFYQQHGRAPTDLAITTALATIEGKAKFDGDERRTHLRVASLEGAVWIDLCNDAWQAVEVTATGWRVVDAPPLHFIRTATMRALPSPVAGGSVAPLWEIVNIPEGDRLLVLTWMLECFRSATPYAVLELTGEQGSAKSTTQHYLRELIDPNRSNNRAAPKNVDDVFVAAQNAHLMSFENLSHLPAAYQDALCVLATGGGYSTRRLFTNTDETVLDLKKPIALNGIAVIVTAQDLSDRALHIDLPTIEARATANQIQQAFELHRGAIFGGLLDLLTRALAELQTVRMEPLKLPRMADFAQLGEAVYRAHGKLAGAFLLDYEERRRESVHRTLEASPVAMAMLAYLDANPGGFEGTIGRLHEVLAGFRQDAESWPKSAKGMGDAFRRLAPALRQIGIAAWASERRGRQGYACSLRRVSDPGMSSGDVGTRDEVHQVHHVHHDDAGSVASGVLGEHGEHHLMQQHCGEDISKGNCNVDGADDPEADV from the coding sequence ATGAGCGACGTTCCGAACATCGAAACGGAGTTCGCCGGCGCGCTGACGGCGGCGGGCTTTCCCGCGGCCGAGATCATCGCGGACGGCGAGTTGCATCGCATCGACGGCCCGGAGGATCGGCCGGGCAAGAAAAGCGGCTGGTATGTGCTCTATGCGGACGGCATCGGCGGCGGCGAATTCGGCTGCTGGAAAACGGACCTTCGCCGGAAATGGCGCGGCAAGGCGGCTCGCTCTCTGGCCGACCAATACCTGATGACCGAGCGAATCGCCAAGCGGCGCGCGCACATTGAGGCGGAGCGCATCCGTGTGCGTACGGACGCCGCCCAGGCGGCGCGCGCACTGTGGGACCGCGCGCGCCCGGCGACGGCCGATAACCCCTACTGCACGCGCAAGGGCATCAAGCCGTTCGGTCTGAAGGAGTTCCACGACAAGCGAACGCTGATCGCGCCGATCCACAACGCCGCCGGCGATCTGGTGAACGTCCAGTTCATCGGCGCGGACGGCGTGAAGCGGTTCAAGACCGGCGGCGAAGTGGCGGAATGCTCGTTCCAGTTCGGCGGCGAGCCGGGCGCGGACGGCGTGCTGTTGATCGGCGAAGGGTTCGCAACGTGCGCGAGCGCGTTCATGGCTACGCGTGCGCCGGTCGTATGCGCGTTCAATGCGGGGAACCTGCTGGCCGTGGCAGGCGCATGGCGGGCGAAACTGCCCGGCGCGCGCATCGTGCTGCTGGCCGACGATGACCATCGGACAGACGGCAATCCGGGGCTGACGAAGGCAACGGAGGCCGCGCAAGCGGTCGGCGGCGCGCTTGCCGTGCCTGTGTTCGGCGAGAACCGCCCGAACGGCGCGACCGACTTCAACGACCTGCACGCGCTCGCCGGATTGGAGGCGGTGCGCGCAATCGTTGAGCGCGCCGCCAGCAGCGGGCCGATGCGCGCGAACGCGGGAGCGGCGAGCGACACGCCGACGCCGACCGATGCAGAGCCGCCCGCCGCCGCGATGTTAAGGATTGTTCAGGCTGCGATCGTGCGCACGGCGGACGGCGACGCGGGCGCGCTGTTCGAGGTAGTCGGCACGTTGCGCGATCTGCGCGCCGATCATCCCGCCGAGTATGCGCGCGTGCGCGCCCGCATCCGCCGCGAGTGCCGCGACGTACCGATTGGCGAGCTTGAGCGGCAAATGCGCAGCGACGTGAACACGGCTGACGAAAAATCCGTCGCGGATCTGCTGATCGAGCTGGCGGACGAACGGTGCGAGCTGTTCCGCGATCCTGACCGCATGGCTTACGCTCTGCTCGACGGCGGCGGACATCGGCAATGCTGGCCGGTGCGCAGTGACGGGTTCCGTGAATGGCTGGCGTACAGCTTCTATCAGCAGCACGGCCGCGCGCCAACCGATCTCGCGATCACAACAGCACTGGCCACCATCGAGGGCAAGGCGAAGTTCGACGGCGACGAGCGGCGCACGCATCTGCGCGTGGCGAGTCTGGAGGGCGCGGTCTGGATCGACCTGTGCAATGACGCATGGCAAGCCGTGGAAGTCACCGCGACGGGCTGGCGAGTCGTTGACGCGCCGCCGCTGCATTTCATCCGCACGGCGACCATGCGCGCGCTGCCGTCGCCTGTCGCGGGCGGCAGCGTCGCGCCGCTATGGGAGATCGTGAACATCCCGGAAGGTGATCGGCTGTTGGTGCTGACGTGGATGCTGGAGTGTTTCCGCAGCGCGACGCCCTACGCGGTGCTTGAGCTGACCGGCGAACAGGGTTCGGCGAAGTCCACGACTCAGCATTACCTACGCGAGCTGATCGACCCGAACCGTTCGAACAACCGGGCCGCGCCGAAGAACGTCGATGATGTTTTCGTGGCCGCGCAGAATGCGCACCTGATGAGCTTCGAGAATCTGTCGCATCTGCCCGCCGCGTATCAGGACGCGCTCTGTGTGCTGGCGACGGGCGGCGGCTACTCCACGCGCCGGCTGTTCACGAACACGGATGAAACCGTGCTCGATCTGAAAAAGCCCATCGCGCTGAACGGGATCGCGGTGATCGTGACGGCGCAAGACTTGTCCGACCGGGCGCTGCATATCGACTTGCCGACCATCGAGGCGCGCGCAACCGCGAACCAGATTCAACAGGCGTTCGAGCTGCATCGCGGTGCGATCTTCGGCGGACTGCTCGACCTGCTGACGCGCGCGCTTGCAGAGCTTCAAACCGTGCGCATGGAGCCGCTGAAGCTGCCGCGCATGGCCGACTTTGCGCAGCTCGGCGAGGCGGTCTATCGTGCGCACGGCAAGCTCGCCGGTGCGTTCCTGCTCGACTATGAGGAGCGCCGGCGCGAGAGCGTACACCGCACGCTGGAGGCCTCGCCCGTCGCAATGGCGATGCTGGCGTATCTCGACGCGAATCCCGGCGGGTTCGAAGGCACGATTGGTCGCTTGCACGAAGTGCTGGCGGGTTTCCGGCAAGACGCGGAATCGTGGCCGAAGTCAGCCAAGGGCATGGGGGACGCCTTCCGGCGACTCGCGCCCGCATTGCGCCAGATCGGCATTGCGGCGTGGGCGAGCGAGCGGCGCGGCAGACAGGGTTACGCCTGCTCGCTGCGGCGAGTCAGCGACCCGGGTATGTCTTCCGGCGATGTTGGTACGCGAGATGAAGTTCACCAAGTACACCATGTTCACCACGACGACGCCGGTTCAGTTGCATCGGGTGTACTTGGTGAACATGGTGAACATCACCTCATGCAGCAACATTGCGGAGAAGATATATCGAAAGGAAATTGCAATGTTGATGGCGCAGACGACCCGGAGGCTGATGTATGA
- a CDS encoding tyrosine-type recombinase/integrase — translation MPLTDTAVRNAMPREKTYRLADSGGMYLELTPAGGKYWRMKYRFAGKEKRLALGVYPDVSLAAARKKRDEAREKLAQGLDPGETKKADKRAALLAAANSFKAVALAWMDERKALVEIGQYNKTLARFDNDVFPWLGTRPITAIDAPELLAVLKRIDGRGARFTAHRVRSEISRVFRFGIKEGHCKTDPARDLVGAIPPAATTHFASITDPAKVGEMLRAFDAFSGTFPVQCALKLAPMLFVRPGELRQAEWTEFDLDKGEWRYLVSKTKTQHLVPLASQAVAILRALHALTGTGRFVFPGARSTQRPMSEAAINAALRRLGYDTRTEITGHGFRAMARTILHEELEQKPEVIEHQLAHVVPDNLGSAYNRTKFIKERRAMMQTWADYLERVKAGAQVIPLERAAS, via the coding sequence ATGCCCCTTACCGACACTGCCGTCCGTAACGCCATGCCGCGCGAGAAAACCTATCGCCTCGCGGACAGCGGCGGCATGTACCTTGAACTCACGCCCGCTGGCGGCAAGTACTGGCGGATGAAGTACCGATTTGCGGGCAAGGAGAAGCGCCTCGCGCTTGGCGTCTATCCAGACGTGTCGCTGGCGGCGGCGCGCAAGAAGCGCGACGAAGCACGCGAAAAGCTCGCACAGGGCCTCGACCCCGGCGAAACCAAGAAAGCCGACAAGCGCGCCGCCCTGCTCGCTGCGGCGAACTCGTTCAAGGCCGTGGCGCTCGCATGGATGGATGAACGCAAGGCGCTTGTTGAAATCGGCCAGTACAACAAGACGCTTGCGCGCTTCGACAATGACGTGTTTCCGTGGCTCGGCACGCGGCCGATTACGGCTATCGACGCGCCCGAACTGCTCGCCGTGCTGAAACGCATCGACGGACGCGGAGCGCGCTTCACGGCGCATCGTGTGCGCAGCGAGATAAGCCGTGTGTTCCGCTTCGGCATCAAGGAAGGCCACTGCAAGACAGACCCCGCCCGCGATCTGGTTGGCGCGATTCCGCCGGCCGCGACCACGCATTTCGCCTCGATCACCGATCCGGCGAAAGTCGGCGAGATGCTGCGCGCCTTCGACGCCTTCTCTGGCACTTTCCCGGTTCAGTGCGCCCTCAAGCTCGCGCCGATGCTGTTCGTCCGTCCGGGCGAGTTGCGTCAGGCCGAGTGGACCGAGTTCGATCTGGACAAGGGCGAATGGCGCTATCTCGTCAGCAAGACGAAGACTCAACACCTCGTCCCGCTCGCGAGCCAAGCCGTGGCGATCCTGCGCGCGTTGCACGCGCTTACCGGCACGGGTCGGTTTGTGTTTCCCGGCGCGCGCTCGACACAGCGGCCGATGAGTGAGGCCGCAATCAACGCAGCGCTGCGGCGACTCGGTTACGACACACGCACGGAAATAACCGGCCACGGCTTTCGCGCAATGGCGCGCACGATCCTGCACGAAGAGCTGGAGCAGAAGCCGGAAGTCATCGAGCACCAGCTCGCGCACGTAGTTCCCGACAATCTCGGCTCGGCGTACAACCGGACGAAGTTCATCAAGGAGCGGCGCGCGATGATGCAGACGTGGGCGGATTATCTGGAGCGGGTCAAGGCCGGCGCTCAAGTCATTCCGCTGGAGCGGGCCGCGAGTTGA
- a CDS encoding ABC transporter substrate-binding protein codes for MTLSKFTSRLLAGIALSVLTAGAQAQLKVGIDLSSTGPAAAIGITSKNAMLMWPKTIAGQNAEYIILDDGSDPGAAVRNIRKLITEDKVDVIVGPNITPAALAALDPVAEYKTPMITLIGSASVVEPQEGKKVWAFKMAQTDRAMADVMTRYMANHGVKTVGFIGFADSYGDSWLSEFSKFAELRHIKIVASERFNRTDASVTGQILKLIAAKPDAVLIAGAGTPTVLPQRTLVERGYKGAIYQTHGIATPEFIKLGGKDVEGTLLPTQPVVVARTLPADHPSKKAALAFANAYEDKYGRGTVTQFAGDAAGVYPRLQDAVARALKTATPGTKAFRVALRAELEHAHELVVPNGVVNTSATDHVGLDQRASVMGTIRNGAFVYLAQ; via the coding sequence ATGACGTTGTCGAAGTTCACGAGCCGGCTGCTCGCCGGCATCGCCTTGTCTGTATTGACCGCTGGCGCGCAGGCGCAATTGAAAGTTGGCATCGATCTGTCGAGCACCGGCCCGGCTGCCGCGATCGGCATCACGAGCAAGAACGCGATGCTGATGTGGCCGAAAACCATCGCCGGGCAGAACGCGGAGTACATCATCCTCGACGACGGCTCCGACCCCGGCGCGGCCGTGCGCAATATCCGCAAGCTCATTACCGAAGACAAGGTCGATGTGATCGTCGGCCCGAACATCACGCCGGCGGCGCTCGCGGCGCTCGATCCTGTCGCCGAATACAAAACGCCGATGATCACGCTGATCGGCTCGGCGTCGGTCGTGGAGCCGCAGGAAGGCAAAAAAGTGTGGGCGTTCAAGATGGCCCAGACCGACCGCGCCATGGCCGACGTGATGACGCGCTACATGGCCAATCACGGCGTGAAGACGGTGGGCTTCATTGGCTTCGCGGATAGCTACGGCGACAGCTGGCTCAGCGAATTCAGCAAGTTCGCCGAGTTGCGGCATATCAAGATTGTCGCGAGCGAGCGCTTCAACCGCACGGACGCGAGCGTGACCGGCCAGATTCTCAAGCTGATCGCCGCGAAACCCGACGCCGTGCTGATCGCGGGCGCCGGCACGCCGACGGTGCTGCCGCAGCGCACGCTGGTCGAACGCGGCTACAAGGGCGCGATCTATCAGACACACGGTATTGCCACGCCGGAGTTCATCAAGCTGGGCGGCAAGGACGTCGAAGGCACGCTGTTGCCGACGCAGCCGGTGGTCGTCGCGCGCACGCTGCCGGCGGATCATCCGTCGAAGAAGGCGGCGCTCGCGTTCGCGAACGCTTACGAGGACAAGTACGGCCGCGGCACGGTCACGCAGTTCGCGGGCGATGCGGCAGGCGTGTATCCGCGTCTGCAGGATGCCGTGGCGCGTGCGCTGAAAACGGCCACGCCCGGCACGAAGGCGTTTCGCGTGGCGCTGCGCGCGGAACTGGAGCACGCGCATGAGCTCGTCGTGCCGAACGGCGTCGTGAATACGAGCGCGACGGATCACGTCGGTCTGGATCAGCGCGCAAGCGTGATGGGCACGATCCGGAACGGCGCGTTCGTTTATCTCGCGCAGTAG